A single region of the Alkalibacter saccharofermentans DSM 14828 genome encodes:
- a CDS encoding FtsB family cell division protein, producing MKKKRRKKPNRATWLIVLLVCGYFLYNFVSTEIQLIQLRSQRDYLQEQISIEKDKSDQLTQELEQIHSDEYIETLARRYFGLVYPREKIIIEVEPDSNKN from the coding sequence GTGAAAAAGAAGAGGAGAAAAAAACCCAACAGAGCCACTTGGTTGATTGTCTTATTGGTATGCGGGTATTTTCTTTATAATTTTGTATCCACCGAAATCCAGTTGATCCAACTGAGAAGTCAAAGGGATTATCTTCAGGAACAAATTTCAATAGAAAAAGATAAATCCGATCAACTCACCCAGGAGCTAGAGCAGATTCACTCCGATGAGTATATCGAGACATTGGCGAGGCGGTACTTCGGGCTCGTTTATCCCCGTGAGAAAATAATTATCGAAGTTGAACCTGATAGTAATAAAAACTAA
- a CDS encoding Ppx/GppA phosphatase family protein, giving the protein MKIAAVDIGTNSMRLMVAETEGERIIEKEKHIFFTRMGEGLDKSKIISREVMERNLKGLEEVKAICDQNGVEAIVAYGTSALRDAVNKSDFIAEAFDRTGIKVETISGEDEALYGYLGVVSSLESRDFLIIDVGGGSTEFIQIKEGERKCLKSLDIGAVRLSEKFPLGDPPDIGMIVLLEEHLDNIFDKKFEDGVSDKLLVGIGGTATTLSAIKLGLESYDPDKIDGSRLSYNEIEKIYRRLSQMTLKERLGVKGLEPKRADIILSGAAIIKRFMERYEISEIVISDSDNLEGSVYHKIKRNKIKKKY; this is encoded by the coding sequence TTGAAAATAGCAGCTGTTGACATAGGAACCAATTCCATGAGGCTAATGGTGGCTGAAACGGAAGGTGAAAGGATCATAGAAAAGGAAAAGCACATTTTTTTTACTAGAATGGGGGAAGGTTTGGACAAGTCCAAAATCATTTCAAGAGAGGTCATGGAAAGAAACTTGAAAGGCTTGGAGGAGGTAAAGGCAATATGCGACCAAAATGGCGTGGAGGCCATTGTTGCCTATGGCACCAGCGCATTGAGAGATGCAGTTAACAAATCTGATTTTATCGCTGAGGCTTTTGACAGGACGGGAATCAAAGTGGAGACGATTTCTGGTGAAGACGAAGCATTGTACGGATATCTGGGAGTGGTCAGCTCTCTGGAGTCTCGAGATTTCCTTATAATTGATGTAGGAGGAGGAAGCACTGAGTTTATACAAATAAAAGAAGGAGAAAGAAAATGTTTGAAAAGCCTGGATATAGGAGCTGTTCGATTAAGCGAAAAGTTTCCATTAGGTGATCCCCCAGATATTGGCATGATAGTCCTACTTGAAGAACATCTAGATAATATTTTCGATAAAAAGTTTGAGGATGGGGTATCAGATAAGCTTTTAGTAGGTATTGGCGGAACGGCTACCACTCTTTCAGCAATAAAGCTAGGCCTTGAATCTTACGATCCGGACAAGATAGATGGAAGCAGGCTTTCCTATAATGAAATTGAAAAGATTTACCGCAGGCTTTCCCAAATGACTTTAAAGGAAAGGCTTGGTGTAAAGGGCCTTGAACCTAAGCGTGCAGATATTATTCTATCGGGGGCCGCTATAATTAAAAGGTTTATGGAACGTTATGAAATCAGTGAAATAGTAATCAGTGACAGCGACAATCTGGAAGGTTCAGTTTATCATAAAATAAAAAGAAATAAAATTAAGAAAAAGTATTGA
- the purD gene encoding phosphoribosylamine--glycine ligase gives MKVLVVGSGGREHALVWKIVQSPKVKKVYCAPGNAGTASQAENVDIKVDDITALADFAQKENIDLTVVGPELPLVLGISDEFNKRGLAVFGPDKVCSQFEGSKAFTKKFLMKYDVPTAAYGEYDDIQNAVSDIDKYGYPVVIKADGLAAGKGVIIAETKDVALEALEDMMEKQVFGDSGKVVVLEEFLEGIEASVLCFVDGKKIIPMESAQDYKRIFDGDKGLNTGGMGTYSPNRLFDHGLEETMKKEILEPIMKGLLSEGMDFRGVLFIGLMIKNGKPKVLEFNVRFGDPETESVLLRLESDIVEIFEKVVRGNLSPNDLKWKSDKAVCVVLASGGYPGDYEVGKEIKGIDEVDGAIVFHCGTKTVDGKVVTDGGRVLAVSATGEDLKKAAEKAYGEINKISFEGMQYRKDISK, from the coding sequence ATGAAGGTATTGGTAGTAGGTTCAGGAGGAAGGGAACATGCTTTGGTCTGGAAGATAGTCCAAAGTCCAAAAGTAAAAAAAGTTTACTGCGCTCCCGGCAATGCAGGCACGGCGAGCCAAGCGGAGAATGTTGATATCAAAGTGGACGATATTACCGCTTTAGCGGATTTTGCTCAAAAAGAAAATATAGATTTAACTGTTGTTGGTCCGGAGCTTCCTCTTGTGCTCGGCATTTCTGATGAATTCAATAAAAGAGGGCTTGCGGTTTTTGGACCGGACAAGGTTTGTTCTCAATTTGAGGGCAGCAAGGCATTCACGAAAAAGTTTTTAATGAAGTACGACGTACCCACTGCGGCATATGGAGAGTATGACGACATCCAAAATGCGGTGTCAGATATTGACAAGTACGGTTATCCGGTAGTGATAAAAGCGGACGGTCTTGCTGCGGGCAAGGGTGTAATAATAGCGGAAACTAAGGATGTCGCTTTGGAAGCTCTAGAAGACATGATGGAGAAACAGGTCTTTGGAGACTCAGGAAAAGTTGTGGTGCTTGAAGAGTTCTTGGAAGGCATCGAGGCATCAGTTTTGTGTTTTGTGGACGGCAAAAAGATAATACCAATGGAAAGCGCACAAGACTACAAGAGGATTTTTGACGGGGACAAAGGGCTGAATACCGGTGGAATGGGGACGTATTCACCAAACAGGCTATTTGACCATGGATTGGAAGAAACTATGAAAAAAGAGATACTTGAACCTATCATGAAAGGGCTGCTTTCTGAAGGAATGGACTTCAGAGGGGTTTTGTTCATCGGCCTTATGATAAAGAACGGAAAGCCGAAAGTACTCGAATTCAACGTAAGATTCGGAGATCCTGAGACTGAGTCTGTTTTGTTGAGGCTGGAATCCGACATAGTAGAGATATTCGAAAAAGTCGTAAGGGGCAACCTTTCTCCTAATGACTTGAAGTGGAAAAGCGACAAGGCTGTTTGCGTAGTTCTTGCTTCAGGAGGATATCCAGGGGACTACGAGGTAGGCAAGGAAATAAAAGGAATCGATGAGGTAGATGGAGCCATCGTCTTTCACTGCGGCACAAAGACTGTAGATGGGAAAGTCGTCACCGACGGGGGGCGTGTACTTGCGGTTTCTGCCACTGGTGAAGACCTAAAAAAAGCAGCAGAAAAAGCATACGGTGAAATCAATAAAATAAGCTTTGAAGGCATGCAGTACAGGAAAGATATCAGTAAGTAG
- a CDS encoding S1 RNA-binding domain-containing protein, translating into MPFEVDQIVEGVVKSITKFGAFIDLGGKVGLVHISEVADGYVKEVSDHLNVNDTVKVKVISVTEGKVGLSIRQAQPKKEEAPRPRPYPKSSGFKKSVPVSSAPVTIEDKINQFLKDSDERQQALKKSAKKGKNRCFNR; encoded by the coding sequence ATGCCATTTGAGGTTGATCAAATTGTTGAAGGTGTTGTAAAAAGCATCACGAAATTTGGAGCATTTATTGATTTAGGGGGTAAGGTAGGACTCGTACACATATCCGAAGTAGCTGACGGTTATGTTAAAGAAGTTTCTGATCACTTGAATGTAAATGACACAGTAAAAGTAAAGGTTATTTCTGTAACTGAAGGTAAGGTAGGACTTTCCATCAGGCAAGCGCAGCCTAAAAAGGAAGAAGCACCAAGACCGCGACCCTATCCTAAGTCTTCTGGGTTTAAAAAAAGTGTACCTGTAAGCAGTGCGCCGGTAACGATTGAAGACAAGATAAACCAGTTTTTAAAAGACAGCGATGAAAGACAACAGGCTCTTAAAAAAAGTGCAAAAAAGGGTAAGAACAGGTGTTTTAACAGATAG